One genomic window of Magnolia sinica isolate HGM2019 chromosome 3, MsV1, whole genome shotgun sequence includes the following:
- the LOC131240670 gene encoding UDP-glycosyltransferase 92A1-like yields MSKTSESSHRQHILLFPFMAQGHLIPFLALARLLEQKTDHIITLINTPLNILALQSSLPPDSSIRLSCLPFDSSHHGLPPHAENTDSIPHHLILRLVYASETLQPSFEHLVSTICTQEGRPPLCIISDEFMSWSVETAHKFGAFHSVASTSGAYGSLIFTSVWLHLPHMRTDADEFPLPEFPGISIHRSQLPDDCRNVDESDPWCILFRKHASFFGRSDGILVNTVEELDSTALMHMRENLWRKAWAIGPLLHPPSSRKEEPIVSSLSCTEWLNLHPKSSVLYISFGSQNSINAAQMMELAKGLEACGKAFIWVIRPPIGFDVKEDFRAEWLPEGFENRMAERRQGLLVKKWAPQLEILSHESTGAFLSHCGWNSILESLSQGLPIIGWPMGAEQLFNSKLLEEELGVGVEMARGSKAEIRGVDVTRVIGLVMGGESERGMEMRRNAKRLEEVLKAAVVDEEHRKGSSVRALEDFLQTAALRKAMLQ; encoded by the coding sequence ATGTCTAAAACCAGTGAGAGCAGCCACAGGCAGCATATCCTCCTCTTCCCCTTCATGGCTCAAGGCCATCTCATCCCTTTCTTAGCTCTCGCAAGGCTCCTCGAACAGAAAACGGATCACATCATCACCCTCATCAACACCCCTCTCAACATCCTAGCCCTCCAATCCTCCCTCCCCCCAGACTCCTCCATCCGCCTCTCTTGCCTTCCCTTCGACAGCTCCCACCACGGCCTCCCTCCCCACGCCGAAAACACCGACTCCATCCCTCACCATCTCATTCTCCGCCTCGTCTACGCCTCCGAAACCCTCCAGCCTTCCTTCGAACACCTCGTCTCCACCATCTGCACACAAGAAGGCCGGCCCCCTCTCTGCATTATCTCCGACGAATTCATGTCGTGGTCCGTCGAGACAGCACACAAGTTCGGCGCTTTCCACTCCGTCGCCAGCACGTCCGGAGCTTACGGGTCGTTGATCTTCACCTCGGTCTGGCTCCATCTCCCCCACATGCGGACCGATGCCGATGAGTTCCCGCTGCCGGAATTCCCAGGGATTTCCATCCATCGCTCTCAGCTTCCAGATGACTGTAGAAATGTCGATGAGAGCGATCCTTGGTGCATTCTTTTTCGGAAGCACGCGTCTTTCTTTGGGCGGTCTGATGGGATTCTTGTTAATACCGTGGAGGAATTGGATAGCACGGCTTTGATGCACATGAGGGAGAATCTGTGGAGGAAGGCGTGGGCCATCGGTCCGTTGCTCCACCCTCCGTCTTCAAGAAAGGAGGAACCGATCGTCTCTTCTCTGTCATGCACCGAGTGGCTAAACCTTCACCCAAAAAGCTCTGTCTTGTACATCTCGTTCGGGTCCCAGAATTCGATCAATGCCGCCCAAATGATGGAACTGGCGAAGGGATTGGAAGCTTGTGGGAAGGCTTTCATTTGGGTTATCAGGCCTCCTATTGGATTCGATGTGAAAGAGGATTTCAGAGCCGAGTGGCTGCCGGAAGGATTCGAAAATCGGATGGCAGAAAGACGACAGGGGCTTTTGGTGAAGAAATGGGCCCCGCAGCTGGAAATTCTCTCACACGAATCGACCGGCGCGTTCCTCAGCCATTGCGGCTGGAATTCGATACTGGAGAGCTTGAGCCAGGGCTTGCCGATTATCGGATGGCCAATGGGTGCTGAGCAGCTCTTTAATTCGAAGCTGTTAGAAGAAGAGTTGGGTGTTGGGGTGGAGATGGCCAGGGGAAGTAAGGCGGAGATCCGTGGGGTGGATGTTACGAGGGTGATTGGGTTGGTGATGGGTGGAGAATCTGAGAGAGGGATGGAGATGAGAAGGAATGCGAAGCGGTTAGAAGAGGTGTTGAAAGCTGCCGTGGTAGATGAAGAGCACCGTAAAGGGTCCTCCGTAAGAGCGCTTGAGGACTTTCTACAAACAGCTGCGTTGCGGAAAGCGATGCTCCAATAA